A part of Acomys russatus chromosome 21, mAcoRus1.1, whole genome shotgun sequence genomic DNA contains:
- the Serinc1 gene encoding serine incorporator 1 encodes MGSVLGLCSVASWIPCLCGSAPCLLCRCCPSGNNSTVTRLIYALFLLVGVCVACVMLIPGMEEQLNKIPGFCENEKGVVPCNILVGYKAVYRLCFGLAMFYLLLSLLMIKVKSSSDPRAAVHNGFWFFKFATAIAIIIGAFFIPEGTFTTVWFYVGMAGAFCFILIQLVLLIDFAHSWNESWVEKMEEGNSRCWYAALLSATALNYLLSLVAIVLFFVYYTHPASCSENKAFISVNMLLCIGASVMSILPKVQESQPRSGLLQSSVITVYTMYLTWSAMTNEPETNCNPSLLSIIGFNTTSPIPKDGQSVQWWHPQGIIGLVLFLLCVFYSSIRTSNNSQVNKLTLTSDESTLIEDGNARSDGSLEDGDDVHRAIDNERDGVTYSYSFFHFMLFLASLYIMMTLTNWYRYEPSREMKSQWTAVWVKVSSSWIGIVLYVWTLVAPLVLTNRDFD; translated from the exons ATGGGGAGCGTGCTAGGGCTGTGCTCCGTGGCGAGCTGG ATACCATGTTTGTGTGGCAGCGCCCCATGTTTGCTGTGCCGGTGCTGCCCTAGTGGAAACAATTCCACTGTGACTAGATTGATCTACGCACTTTTCTTGCTTGTTGGAGTGTGTGTGGCTTGTGTAATGTTAATACCAGGAATGGAAGAACAACTGAATAAG attccTGGGTTCTGTGAGAATGAGAAAGGTGTTGTTCCCTGTAACATTCTGGTGGGCTACAAAGCTGTGTATCGCTTGTGCTTTGGCTTGGCCATGTTTtatcttctcctctccctcctgatGATCAAAGTGAAAAGCAGCAGCGATCCTAGAGCCGCAGTCCACAATGG attctGGTTCTTCAAGTTTGCTACAGCAATTGCAATTATTATTGGCGCTTTCTTCATTCCAGAAGGCACTTTTACAACTg tgtgGTTTTACGTAGGCATGGCGGGTGCCTTTTGTTTCATTCTCATACAACTAGTCTTACTTATTGATTTTGCCCATTCTTGGAATGAATCGTGGGTTGAAAAAATGGAAGAAGGGAACTCAAGATGTTGGTATGCAG CTCTGTTATCAGCCACAGCTCTGAATTACTTGCTGTCTTTAGTTGCCATCGTCTTGTTCTTTGTCTACTATACCCACCCCGCCAGTTGTTCAGAAAATAAGGCGTTCATCAGTGTCAACATGCTCCTCTGTATTGGGGCGTCTGTGATGTCTATACTGCCCAAGGTCCAG GAATCACAACCAAGATCCGGCTTGTTACAATCGTCAGTAATTACAGTCTACACAATGTATTTGACATGGTCCGCTATGACCAATGAACCAG AAACAAACTGCAATCCAAGTCTACTAAGCATCATTGGCTTCAATACCACAAGCCCTATCCCAAAGGACGGGCAGTCTGTGCAGTGGTGGCATCCTCAAGGAATTATAGGACTTGTTCTTttcctgctgtgtgtgttttattcaaG CATCCGTACCTCCAATAATAGTCAGGTTAATAAACTGACTCTAACAAGTGATGAGTCAACACTGATAGAAGATGGGAATGCCAGAAGTGACGGATCACTAGAAGATGGTGATGACGTTCACCGAGCTATAGACAATGAAAGGGACGGTGTCACCTACAGTTACTCCTTCTTTCACTTCATGCTCTTCCTGGCTTCGCTGTATATCATGATGACCCTTACCAACTGGTACAG GTATGAGCCTTCTCGCGAGATGAAGAGTCAGTGGACAGCAGTCTGGGTGAAAGTCTCCTCCAGTTGGATTGGCATCGTGCTGTACGTGTGGACTCTGGTGGCACCGCTTGTTCTTACAAATCGGGATTTTGACTGA